Proteins encoded within one genomic window of Cryptosporangium aurantiacum:
- a CDS encoding OsmC family protein: MVAVHNYELGLVWTGNQGTGTSAYRAYSRAHEVTAPGRPPLEGSSDPAFRGETDRWNPELLLVAALSGCHLMSYLHVCVEAGVTVIAYADAPTGLMTQTPGGGGRFTEVVLRPRVMLARESAGKHDLAVRLHRDASARCFIASSVNFPVRHEPVVEVAER, translated from the coding sequence GTGGTAGCGGTCCACAACTATGAGTTGGGCCTGGTCTGGACGGGCAACCAGGGCACCGGAACCAGCGCGTATCGGGCGTACAGCCGAGCGCACGAGGTGACGGCGCCAGGTCGTCCCCCGCTGGAGGGGTCGTCCGATCCGGCGTTCCGCGGCGAAACCGACCGGTGGAACCCCGAACTCCTGCTGGTCGCCGCCCTCTCCGGCTGCCATCTGATGTCGTACCTGCACGTCTGTGTCGAGGCCGGGGTGACGGTCATCGCGTACGCGGACGCGCCCACCGGACTGATGACGCAGACGCCCGGCGGCGGGGGGCGCTTCACCGAGGTCGTGCTGCGGCCCCGGGTGATGCTGGCGCGGGAGAGCGCGGGCAAGCATGACCTCGCCGTCCGTCTGCACCGCGACGCGAGCGCGCGCTGTTTCATCGCGAGTTCGGTGAACTTCCCGGTCCGCCACGAACCGGTCGTCGAGGTAGCCGAACGCTGA
- a CDS encoding tetratricopeptide repeat protein yields the protein MTDYLNRGISTPSVDLGPYLGSRPFNTDDHDRFFGRAEEAEALRRRWIGNRLVVLHGASGIGKTSLLRAGVIPLFGVGRPHRPAVVLPVGRISLGSGRLPNGNPYQRALLSSWSPNTPSEQLAGRTIVGFLRRRREEAGAGLPLLAPVDQFEELFVDVPDRGQCHAEFLGELAEAVASVSDVHLLLAVREEALDDLEPYLPALGGGPDSHFPLEPLDSEAALEAVTKPVERTTRSYAAGVAEQLVAELRSGGRDAIEPLHLQLACTALWRALPESARTITLGVRNAHGDVGVSLGDFCVSAVEEVSAESGIPESELWQWLAQAFVTDLGTRGTVYEGTPETAGVPVAVAREFERRHILVVDYRAGSRWYWLSHDRLVAPILAMAGLTPSQGLGAAQRQLRAAEGALAAGDPELAAHRAVEAIRLSADGDVRLRADATSLLADIAVRQGRTGEAERRYGEAAGLFATMEDLTAVGRLLAATGSLHLRCGRFVDAIADLQVAARVSPGSPELKVDLADALCGAGQPQAAHGVLTDVLTVEPGAVDALLGRARTLLLLGQPDAALDDLDSAVRISPDLARRTDVLDMRDQALATVTAIGEPAA from the coding sequence ATGACGGATTACCTGAACCGAGGTATCTCGACGCCGTCGGTCGATCTCGGTCCCTACCTGGGCAGTCGCCCGTTCAACACGGACGACCACGACCGGTTCTTCGGCCGGGCCGAAGAGGCAGAGGCACTCCGGCGCCGATGGATCGGGAACCGGCTCGTCGTGCTCCACGGAGCCTCCGGAATCGGAAAGACGTCCCTGTTACGGGCCGGAGTGATCCCGCTGTTCGGCGTCGGGCGTCCACACCGACCCGCGGTGGTTCTCCCGGTCGGCCGTATTTCGCTCGGGTCCGGTCGTCTGCCGAACGGCAACCCGTATCAGCGTGCGCTGCTGTCGTCCTGGTCACCGAACACGCCGTCGGAACAGCTCGCCGGCCGGACGATCGTCGGATTCCTTCGGCGGCGACGCGAGGAGGCCGGTGCCGGACTGCCGCTCTTGGCTCCGGTGGACCAGTTCGAGGAGCTGTTCGTCGACGTTCCCGATCGCGGACAATGCCATGCAGAGTTTCTCGGCGAGCTGGCCGAGGCGGTCGCGTCGGTATCGGACGTCCACCTGCTGCTGGCGGTGCGCGAGGAAGCGCTCGATGACCTCGAGCCGTATCTACCGGCGCTCGGCGGCGGCCCGGATAGCCACTTCCCGCTGGAGCCGTTGGACAGCGAAGCGGCACTGGAAGCCGTCACGAAACCGGTGGAGCGAACGACCCGGTCGTACGCCGCGGGCGTGGCCGAACAGCTCGTGGCCGAGTTGCGGAGCGGCGGTCGCGACGCGATCGAGCCGCTGCACCTCCAGCTGGCCTGCACCGCGCTCTGGCGCGCGCTGCCGGAGTCGGCTCGGACTATCACCCTCGGAGTCCGCAATGCCCACGGCGACGTGGGGGTGTCGCTCGGGGACTTCTGTGTAAGCGCGGTTGAGGAGGTCAGCGCGGAGAGCGGAATCCCGGAGTCCGAACTGTGGCAGTGGCTCGCGCAGGCGTTCGTCACCGACCTCGGTACCCGGGGGACGGTCTATGAGGGAACACCCGAGACCGCCGGTGTGCCGGTGGCGGTCGCCCGCGAGTTCGAGCGCCGACACATCCTGGTCGTGGACTACCGGGCCGGATCACGCTGGTACTGGCTGTCCCATGACCGGCTGGTGGCGCCGATCCTGGCAATGGCGGGCCTCACCCCGAGCCAGGGACTCGGAGCCGCGCAGCGTCAACTCCGGGCAGCTGAGGGTGCGTTGGCCGCCGGGGATCCCGAGCTCGCCGCCCATCGTGCGGTCGAGGCGATTCGGCTCAGTGCTGATGGGGACGTCCGGCTGCGCGCTGACGCGACCTCGCTGCTGGCGGATATCGCCGTGCGGCAGGGCCGGACGGGCGAGGCCGAGCGACGGTACGGCGAGGCGGCGGGGCTGTTCGCGACAATGGAGGACCTCACGGCCGTCGGCCGTCTGCTCGCCGCCACCGGGAGCTTGCACCTGCGGTGCGGCAGGTTCGTCGACGCGATCGCCGATCTACAGGTGGCGGCGCGTGTATCGCCGGGAAGTCCCGAGCTCAAGGTCGATTTGGCCGATGCGCTCTGCGGGGCCGGGCAACCGCAGGCGGCACACGGCGTCCTCACCGATGTGCTGACGGTCGAGCCCGGCGCGGTGGACGCACTGCTGGGGCGAGCCCGCACGCTTCTTCTGCTCGGCCAACCGGACGCCGCACTCGACGACCTCGACAGCGCGGTACGGATCTCGCCGGACCTGGCTCGCCGCACGGACGTTCTCGACATGCGGGACCAGGCGCTGGCGACAGTGACCGCGATCGGCGAACCAGCCGCGTGA